The Nicotiana tabacum cultivar K326 chromosome 5, ASM71507v2, whole genome shotgun sequence sequence ttaaggctagctaaaaaggctaagtttgacttcgaaccaacattttgagaaaatgacctcgaaatcaggatttgacagttccaataggttcatatggtgatgttggacttgggcgtatgttcggatcgggttttggatgaaccgAGAGTGTTTTGATGCCTAATAGTGAAAATTATttctttgaaggttttgaagttctttaaatttggtttataGTAGATTTTGGTAATATCGAGGTCCGAATAGAATTCTGAGGCTGGGAATAGTtgcgtaatgtcatttaagacttgcacacaaaatttggtgtcattgcaagtagtctaagtatgattcggcgcgttcggagcgaTTTGGAAACTTgtatttcatattttgattcaatttggttttggtgtatgattcttgattttgttgttgttttacgtATTTCGAGAGTTCGAGAAGGTCTATATTATGATTACATACTTGTTGGTGTAGTTGGATGGGGTGTCGAGGGGCTCAGGTGCATTTCGGACCACCCCGAGCTAAATCTAGAAAACCagtccagttctggtttccttcttcacgaacatgggagggccatcgcgttcgcgaaaaggaTTTGGAGCAGTAGCAAatttcccttcgcgttcgcagtcAGGCTCATGTATTTGCAAATCCTTGTGAGCCtaggtcttcgcgttcgcaaaccCCACTCGTGTTCGCATAGGGGAAATGGGGCCAGGGAGGGCCAATTGACTTTGCTCTTCGCATCGCGCAAGAGTTGTTGCGTTCGCGATACTCAGTTAGTTTAGGCCTTCACGAACGGGAGGCTTCTTCCGCATTCGCGAAAAAGGTCGTTCAGCTGGGTAGAAACCTTGCTTTAAATCGAGACTTAGCCATTTTTGGGTTCATTAATTGcacatttgggcgattttggaggttTAAAAGTGGGATTTTACCTAGCttaatttctacctaatgtgagtttaatacatagattatgagcATATTTTAACATGcaaattagtaaaaattatgggtttaggtgaaaacctagatttttggtaaaaatgagatttaaccacgaaatttgttatggaatttagtaaaaatcatatatttgagttcatgagattatgggtaacaacttttttcaaatatttccggaatccgggcacgtgagcccggggatgaattttaggaattctttaaaTAGGCTTGGGAAATCACTTTGACAGTTAAGATATGAACTTttaaacatgtattaattattttatataatattttactagtttcgagtcgtttggcaccgaatTTGGGGATTTAAGTTCAATCTTGGATcggaaagtaggctttgagatgaggtaagtctcttttctaaccttgtaagagggaattaaccccataggtgaaattaAATAAATGTGTGTACCTATTTTTGGGGGTTaggtacgtacgaggtgacgtgAGTCCatatgtagctactattatgctattgtccgggtagtttaggacaccatactttgtggacaccattatttgattatatttgttaattgtattGAATAGGGCTAAGGTTGAGGAATTTAAGATCTctaaaagtttcaagttgaatttCTTTATTTTGGAAAGAATTGAGGGATATTATGGTAACTTGAGAAATTTATATTCAACTACGTCACAAATAttttccgcgagcggggtaactTTTCTACTACTCTCATTGGAGCGGGTCGTTCCCCTCAGCAAGTTAATAGATGCAcctatggttcatgtcgttcgatcctcggcagtgcacacaatttatgtatatgtatatttggatcggaccgtacgtcTTTGGCATAATTCACATGTAATAATAATACTAAAAGTCCCCTTTATATTTGATATTAATTCATTGGCTTGAGAAGTTACATGTTTAAATGAGGAAAGTATTTGGTCCTTACTAACGGTGAaaggattgtttatttatttcttactTACTAACGGTAAAAGGATTGTTTATTTATGTCTTACCCTGAGTTCCACTGTCATTTATATCTGtcatgtttaattagaatttcatattattatattattggcccatagtaagtgtcgaagtcgacccctcgtcactacttcttcgaggttagactagatgcTTATTGGATACATgatttttatgtactcacgctacacttctacgcttaaatgtgcaggatctgaggtaggtgcatctggatatcagtccgGCGCGCACACTTGATTACCACTTTGAGACTTCACGGTTACCTGTcttccgagccgttctgcagtAGTTGTAGTCTTTCCTTcgcttatatttttctgtctatttccctCAAGACAatagactagtattcttttgtatattttactagaatgctcatacacttgtgacaccaggtcttggcacacacactaatAGACTTGTGGTTTTGGGTTTTTATTCTATGGTTATGATTGCACTCAGTTGCTTTCGTGTTATTTATTTAAATCTGTTAATTCTTCAatcttttaaattaagaaaagtttaattacttggaaatatcttttaaaaagagaaatcATGTGGTCAGTCACTGTTGGCTTTTCTagcaacggtgttgggcgccatcacggcctataattGAATTAGGTCGCGAAAAAACCTGAGCTCAAGATTACTCCAAAGATCTTTTGCACTTTTTGAATTGATGACATAGTCTCCTATATCCTTAGACAGAGAATTTAACAATCTAGAGGTCATCATGTCATTACGCCTACTCCATTGTGGATAGACCTTGGAATCCGGACTTGGCTATGCACAAGTTTCATTGGTGAAACCGACCTTATTCTTAGCAGAGACTGCTATCAGAATAGATCTTCTCCAGCCTGAAAACCCTATTCCATCAAAAGGTGAATTCACCAGTGTCATTCCAGGTGCATCAGATGAATGTAGGTAGTAAGGATGAGTGGAATCAAGACTGTTTTCACTGTTGGATGAACCTGAGGCTGAAATAACAAAAGTAGCTTCTATTCCGGTCATGActagaagaaaaggaaagaaaaacaggtagatgaagttgagagaaaaaaaaatgaaggatCGAGCAATTCACTGCTCTGATACATGAAAGAAAACTGAAGAAATGAGGTATGAAAATTTTCTCTAGTTGTATTCAATATTCACTGATACATTTATACAAGTATTTGAtgtaaaaagaaatttttttaaaaaaactattcCTATATATTTGTGAATATCCTTTTGGCTATGTGTATAATTGTATAGCAACTTTTATTCCTTCCTATCTATATACATGTGTAGTACACGTAAAAAATATTTAGAGGAGTCTTCCTCTTCACAGCTGGCGTCTCTAAGATCAATGGTCCAGCTACAACCTTCATAAGAAATGATTTAAGTCTAATGTGTCCACGTGTCCGGTCAAAAAGTTAATAAAAAGAATATTAGAACATAAGTCTAAAATATAGATATGTCCAAAAATCCCTTGTTCAAAGATATGAAATCTTCTTCTTCCCGTTCTTCTCTTTACATATCCTCTCCCCCGtaaactcttcttccaaattaaCAAGGGGCTTCATATCTTCAACAGGTCAAGATTGTCATTTTGAATGACATGCATGTGCTTATAATTTTTAACCTTTTTTTCGTATTTACAGTAGATGTTGTTGGGGTTTTCATTCTCTTGATTTCTAGCTAGTTTTGGTCGCTTTCTTTCTCtttaaaaaaggaatttttttaaGAAGTGTGGCAAGTTCACTCTATTACTTGAGGAACTAGTTATTTAGACCTTCACCGTCATCATAACAAATCGCTAACCCTCcttataattatttatttgcaTGTTGTTAGCGTTGACATTTTAGTATAAGTACCCAGAGGATACGTGTTTTCTCTATATATAGTCCACGTTTAGTTGTTCCTTTTCTGTATATATTTTTACTAATTATTAGTCATCTTTTTTTGGTTGTCAATTTGAAGTTGTTAGTTACAATATTATCCATGATTACTCACTCCCTCATATAATATCATTCGAATGAAACCACTTGTAAAGTAAACCTTTTGGTCAAGTCGTTGGAAAAAATGGCTatatcattttttgatttttgatttttgatttttgatttttaattCTTAGTCGGCTCTATCTTAATCATCAGTTCCATCATTACATTATCAACAAGTGATAAAGCAGCTAAAAAAAAAGGTCAGGAGAGGGGTAAATTTTGTTTTTTCATCTAAAATAATCCCGATTACTACCGATGTTGATAACAAAGTCTCAACTAATACACACAAACACATACACACCCTCTCTCAAGACCAAACCTAAATAGTACCCCCGTTATAGGGTCAAAATATTTAATTTCGATGCAAATTCGGATAtagattttaaaatttttgaaataaaattcatATATTTAAAAGCTATACTAAAAAAATTACTGTAATTCACAatatctaaaaattaaaaatatttaaaagacatataaaaaaaattacgaTCAACAAAAACTCTATTGACTCTCCAAATAATAAATAGTGTTATAAAGAGGAGGTTGCATTATTTTGTGATTTGTGAATTACCAAAATTTTTAGAGATAGTCAATGTCCTGTGCTTATTATAGTGAGAGTTGCTAAACCTAGAACAATTGTCGTGTTGCCATAGTCAACGATTCTTCTACCTATAAATACATTCACATTTTATTCTCTTCGTCACACAAAAGCATTAGCAGCTAGCACACATAGAAGTGTACTAGTAACTTTATAAACTATAGCAATAGAAATGGCTAAGAATAGCTTCCTTTTTCTTCATGTTTTAGCCATTTTTTCTCTAGCAAGCATGGCATTTTCGAATTCACTTTCACCTTATTTCTACGATTATGTTTGTCCTCAAGCTTTGCCAACCATAAAACGGGTTGTTGAGGATGCAGTCACGGAAGAGAGGCGAATGGGTGCCTCTTTGCTACGTCTACATTTTCATGATTGCTTCGTTCAAGTGAGATCCTTTCTCTCTTTTCATACGTCAATTCATCCAACTTTATAAAAAAAGATCTACATTAAACAATTTCGTCTCATTTTATGTGATATTTTTTGCTTCCCGAGAGTCAATTTGATTAGTTTTTGAAGCTAAATTAGATTAGATCAACtcagtattttaaaattaaaatttagatatgTTACTAATGTTTCTTGTAAATGAAGGGCTGTGATGCTTCGATTCTTCTTGACCAAACGGAGACTATTGACAGTGAAAAGACTGCTAGACCTAATAATAATTCTATTAGAGGATTTGAAGTGATTGACAAAATCAAGTCGGAGGTTGATAAAGCTTGCGGACATCCTATTGTATCTTGTGCAGACATTGTTGCAGTTGCGGCTCGTGACTCTGTAGTTGCAGTGCGTATCGTTCCCTCTCTATCCTCTAGTCAAGTTTTTCCTTTATTATGATATATACTTTCTCCGTCTCAATTTGTTTGATACTACTCGAATTTCAAGAGTCAAACGAGATTTTTTTACCAGGATTGTTTCATACGTCTGTTAATTATGCTGAATTGTTATTGTGACTTATACTACTTTTTATGTAGTTTTTTAATttgtaaatattatttaaaaaattaaaaaaattatgtttAAATTCGCGATcaaaattgagaagtttgacttcCTAAATccgaaatatatcaaaaaattgGGACGAGGAGAATATTTTTCCATGGTTAATATTATACTCAAATACTATATTAGTTCAAGTTATAGTATTATAAATGCTTAGTGATATGCTAGCTGCAATGGCTACTAATGAACCCTTAACAATTAAAGTTAACTATTAAGTAGTAGTAGATGGTTTTTAATTTCATGAACAGTTAGGTGGACCAACGTGGGAAGTGCAACTGGGAAGAAGAGACTCCACTACAGCAAATAGAAACATGGCCAACAACGACATCCCACCTCCATTCTTGGACTTACCTGCACTTATCAACAACTTCAAGAACCAAGGCTTGGATGAAAAAGATCTCGTCGCGCTCTCTGGTGGCCATACACTAGGGTTTGCGCAATGTTTCACTTTCAGAGATCGTATCTATAACGAGACTAACAACATTGACTCAACCTTTGCAAGTCAACGGCAAGCCGATTGTCCACGTAGTGGAGATGATTCCAACCTTGCTCCTCTTGATCCAACGCCAGTTCTTTTTGACACGGAATATTTTAGTAACTTGTTGTGCAAGAAAGGGCTTCTGCACTCTGATCAAGCACTGTTTAGTGGTGGACAAACTGATAACCTTGTTCAAATATATAGTACCAACCTTGGGACTTTCGCTAAAGATTTCGCTGAGTCTATGATTAAGATGGGAAATATCAAGCCATTGACCGGGGATCAAGGTCAAATTCGCGTAAACTGCAGGAAGGTGAACTAATTAGAGGGAGTAGTAATTAATGATGTTGTGCTTCAAGAATTTGATTGTTTTCAAGTGTAATCGTGATTTTGTTTTACTCATTTGAAGAGCCTCTCTTCCATATAAATAAGTTTATTGTGAATGTTGAGACTTTGTAGAGTTGTGTGGTCATTTGTGAATTAGCGAGAGATTGTATTTACTTTAAAGAATGACTCCTAATCACACTCAAACTCTAGGATGTAAGTTTATTGAAGACAGAATTCTATAGGGTTGGAAGTTTTATTTACTCTGGAATGTATTGAATGTTGTTTGTTTTGGTTATTGAATAACAGAGCCTTTCATGGTATCGAAGCCCTAAGAGGTTTAATCAACCCAACACCCTTTTCTTTTTCATAGCGTAAGGAAGCATCTTCCTTCGTTGTCATCATTCCAACAACTTCTTTTGTCCAGTTCATCTGATCATGGGAGATGATACATCACCACCAACTtcactgtttaccttgaaaatggtacaAAAAATATATAGCAATATCAATCAAAAACTAAATAGGAAGATCAAAACATAATAAAACTTTAATGGTTATTTTGACGTGGAAAACTCCTAAAGATACTCGAACAATAAATGATTCCGATGAATCCATATAATAATTTTGTATATAGTCAAAATCGGgctacaattatatttgatttgtggttctaaaaatacgtgatttatcttAATACTAGTTGTTAGGAGAATAATGCTTAGTGTAAATGAGCAAGAAATGATAAGCAAACACGAGTGGTCACAAGGTTGAGGGCCTCGAGCTCCGCGATATGGGATCTCGAGGGCAGTCTTTAAAGGTTGATGATgagcaataaataaagaacaataaatgaacaaatgataaacaataaacgAATTCAATAAATGAGGAGCAATAAAGCTATAGAGTAATTGTTGAGCACGTTTAGGcaacaaaagcagagaatgttctATTGTATTCGATATTATGTgtgttacaaaatgacaagggtcccctttatatagaaggggggaatcccaacatagtacatgtctAATAATAACGAGAAAATGCTATTGATATAGCTGTATAATGACTTAGTACAGATTTGTACTTCTTACAGACCTGGTCAGCTCTAACCACGTGTATTTGGAAATTTTCTTTCCATAACGATCATCGATTGTACTACTCCGAGGTCGACCATAGTGAGCCTTCGATGTGCTCCCTTGAGGGACACACCTCCGGGTCGCACCTTACGCTCTGCTTCGggcttcttcgaggttaggcgtgGAGCGGCATAGTAGCCCCAAAGTCGAACTTCCCAATTTtggccgtatacagatagtccccgcatttcttagaatgaaatgataagaaacgatcatgAATTCTTGCCTCTTCGATAACCCCATTGTGACATCAGCCACGTGAGATCATTAAATGGCGTGATAGAAAAGTTGTACAGGGGCCTTGTCAAGCACGATTCTCGAAAAGCCCACGAACAGCTATTGGCCGCCCTTTCAACTCCTCCAATTCACTTAGATAACTTATAAATACTCCAATTCCTTATCTTTTAAACCTTTGCAACATCTTCAGATCTTCAAATCTTTGCTAACAGTTTCCTGTTTTCACCTTTCTTCTGCGTTCACTTCTTCGTCAGTTTGCTTTGAGACTTCATTATAACcatggccaaaacttctaagacAGTACCTCAAAAAGGGGAAGCCCCTTCTTCATCATGCTCATCTAAGAGCAAAAAGGTAGTTCCCCCAGCGTCGAGGAGTGTGTTCctgggaccttcaatacaacctCTGATTTCAAAATTGATAAACCTTCTTCGGTACGGGGCCGATGCGAACCCATGTCTCGGTATATTAGTCTAATAACTGACATAAAGAAGGTGAAAATAGATTTCCGTTGGGAAAGGCGGTACAAATAGAGATCCTTTCTTCGAAAGAGGATATAACTACACATAAACCTGGTTTCCTCAGCGTGTATATGTATCCCTTTACCTTGGGTCCTGTAAGTTCTTCTTCTCCATCGATAGACCCGGTGATCCTCAATTTCTGTCGATAATATCGAGTGACGCTTGGTCAAATTTatccttctttttggagaatCGTCTATTTGCTTAGACATTTCTCAAACATGGTCGAagggatgtctttcaccctcgatcacctgaTCAGATTGTATAGTTCTTGCCTCTATCGAGGGGTCCTAGTCAAACTGTGGCATCAATTTGCCAAAGCATTTTTGGCCAATACCGATGAAGATAAAGACCGTGGGTGGATGAGCCGCTTCGTTTGAGTCAGAACTTCGGACCTCATCCTTGTCGAGAAGACGTCGTTCCCCAAGTAATGGAATATGAGGCGTAAGTGTTGTTACACCGAGCATGTTTTATCATCTGAATGTCCTCTTTTCCTCTTTCGAACTAACTCCtttgttgtttgaattgattTTTCTCTGGTTGCTTAGCCACCATGTGGTTCCCCGGCGTGGTCAACGATCTCCCGGGCTGGGTTACACTTTTGGACTCTGCTTTTTCATATGACAAGCGCGTTTGGCGTGATCTGGCCAAAACTCGATGGGAGGCCAACAATCATTGTACGCCCTTACCATTATCACTTCCAAATCCCTTATGAATGGATTTCTTGGTGGTATGTTTGACATTTTACGCCTGTGCAGGCCTGGGGGAAGCCGTTTCAATGAGATGGCCTCCTCTTGGCGAAGAGGAGACCCCAAGGCTCTCTAAAGATAGAAAGAGAAAGAAGGAGACGCTGGCGGAGTCCCCAAAACCAAAGAGAGCCAAAGCTCAAAAACCAAGGGCCGATGCTACGGTCCTAACTTCGGCAGCTGCTGAGAATCTTCGCGCTAAAGACAAAGATGATGACGGTTACCCATTGGTACAAAGGGCAAAACGAAGCATCGATGCTTCGAAGGTTGTCGGGCAGAAGACTGCCGAGTCAGAGGTGGCCGATGCGGTCCCACCTCGTATtgaggagaccctcgaggagggtTTGGATGCAATCCCTGATCCGACCATTGAACATGATACAACTTGTGCCAATGATCACTTGGTTGGAGCCGTCGGAGGATCCCTCTCTGAGGACCTTCGAGGGCGAGAGAAGCCTCGATAGAGGTTGATGTCATAGGCGGTCTTCAATCAGGCCCGTCGTTTTCCCCAAGGCAAACACGGGATGCCCAAAGTAGGGAGATTCACGATGTGGGGACATCCTAGGGAGTGGATAAGATCTTTGGAGATTTTTTTGCCGGTGTTAAAGAGGACGCTGATATCGATGCTCCAGTTGTTCTCGAGGAGGCTGCGAAGCTCCAAAAATAGGTGATTTTGACATAATCATTGCTCCTTGAGTTTTGATCCTTGTTTTTCTAACTTCTTTCCTTCGTGCTATAGGTCACGATGATGTATGACCAAGACTTCTCCAATTTAAGAGCTGAATTGACTCATAGTGAGGAGGAGTTAGAGAAGCTTGCCATGGAGTTGAAAGAGCTAAAAACTCTATACGCCCAAAAGGAAGAGGAACTGAACAGCCATCGAGCAAGCTCGGAGAAGTGCTCCAAGAGCGGGCCAACTTCATTGAGCAGGTAGTTCGGTATTCATGAGCTTGCTTGCTGTTTTCATAACTTGGTGTTTAATATCTTCGCTTGGCATTTATAGATCGAGCGAAAGGATGCCCTAGCGGAGCAGCTTCGGGAAGAGATTGCGGCCAAAGATGTCGAGATACTTAAGCTGAAGCGGTGCAAGGATAGCACAGCCTTGGAAAAGGATACTCTCCGAGGGGAGCTGGCCTCGACCTAGGGCCTTCTTCAAGGGCTAAGGAGGAGGGACACAAATTCCAAGTGCTTCATTCCGAGTCGACTACTGCGTTATCCAAGGCTAAGTTTGAAGCCGATGCACTCTTATCCTCATATCGGGATGACGCTACTGTAGTAAATGCTTGAGTTAGGGAGATATCTAAAGAGGCCGAGCTCAAACTGGCTAGCACCCTTGCACATGCTTGGTTAAAGGCTCAGAGAAAGGCCTTCGAGGAAGTGCATGCCAAGGGTTTTGACCTCTCCGCCGAGATCGAAGAAGAGAAGGCCTTGGAAGAGGAGTCAACAACTCTGACCTCTTCGGACGAGGGCTCTACGAGTGTCTCGGGGAGTAGCGAAGATGAAGACTAAGCCACTTTTgttctttttacttcttcttcttttgtacatGGACTCCGCGTGGGAGTTTTGTAAATGCGCCTTTGTAAATATGAATGCAAAGGATTTTCTCGTTTAATGTCTTCAAAGTTTTCCCTTTCAGTGTTTATGCCAAGTCAAGCTTCGAACTTTTAATTTAACTTCTTCGAGCTCAGTCTCGGAGTAATAGAGACCCTTTAGATCGGGTTATTCTAGTTTCGATTGCATACCTTCCCTATGTCGGCTTGGTAAGGGTTCAATTTGACTCCTAGATGCCTCGAACATGGGGTTGTAACGTTATTTCTATGACATTACAGTGAAGTGACCGAAATGACCCCGTCAGTACATTTCCCAAAAAGTCATAATTGCATCGTGCGAGCTGATTGGCTATTAAAGTTAATGAATAGTCGTCGCTCTTCTTATATATACTTGCTTTCCTTTCTTTGAAGGTTTTGCCTCTTTGTGAAACTACCTTTCTCTGTGGAGTTCCTTTTTTGCGCTAGTTCTAGTGCCGCATCAGATCAAAGTTTTCGCCTGAGTTTTCATCTTCCCTTTCTTATGTTAAAGGATGTCTAATTACACTACGACGTCGATCCATCATGCCCTTTATCTCCAGTGATAaggaggacaaggatcgaggatggatgagtcggtttgttcgagtgaggactaTTGATATTATTCCTACGGAGTTCCTGTcgtttcccgagaaatggaatttcaagcATAAGTGATACACTAAATTCCATTATTTTTGTTCTGAGTGGAGCTAGACTCCGTAAGGGCGTTTTATTTCCTTTTCCGCAGCGATCCCGTGGATGCCAAATGAGGTCCCCGATCTTGCGGGCTGGGCCTGAAAACTGGTGGCCTCTTCGACTTATGATGAGCGCGATTGGCGAGATTTGTCGAAGGGAAAATAGGAGGCTAAGCACCATGGTATGTGCTATGTAGTCCTTCTCTTGAGGAGTACTTTCCCTTTCGTACACTAATTTCCTTGTTGGCGGCATCGGTGAGTTTTCTGAGGTGAGACTGTCCCCTTTCGAGGAGGAGGAAGGACCTTCGATTTCTGAGGCAAGGAAGGATAACAAAAGGAAAAGGTCCTCGAAGGACGAGGATTCCCATAGCAAAGCAGGATCCGCCCGAGGGTGCGAGGAGGAAGTTGCCGCTGACGAAGACCTCATTTTTATCGGTCGTTCTGTGGACATCAATGCACCTAGAGAGGATGACTCTATATTGATGGCTAGAACTAGTAGGCCTTCCAAGATTGTTGAGCCTGCTGAGCTTGAGGCCCATAGTCTCGAGGGAGAAATTCCTCAAGCGAGGAAAGGTGAAGGCCCTTCAGTACCTGATTTTGCACCTGGTTTTCAGACGTCGGGATGGGCTTCGACGTATCTATGCCCAATCGGAGCGCCTCGGGTGGCTCTACCGGGGCCAATGAGACTGAGCTGGTAGATGCGAAGTCGACCTTCAAGGAAGCTCAGCGGCTCTGCTCTATGGTGAGTTTTGAGTTTATTATCACTTTTCCAACTTCATACTCTCTCCTTTTTAACTGAACTTTTCTTTCTCGTAGGCCTTCGATAAGCTCAAGTCTGGGTTGCTTTGCTGTGAGGCTAAGTTGCATAAAGCCTTGaatggggagaaatccctcaggcttctaTGTGATAAGAAAACAAGAGAGCCGATACATCTTCGATCGGAGTTGGACCGAAGTCGTAATTACGAAGGCAACCTCGAGAAACAGGTAACTTCTATTTTGAGGGAATACAGGCTCCTTCCTCCATCTTCAGAAACTAACATTTCGGTATCCCAGTTTCAGAGAAAGACAGAGACGCTGGAATGCCTTCGGGGCAAAACCaactgtcacggcccaaaatccactaagggtcgtgataaCGCCGGACActgttgtcaggcaagccaaccaaaatacttaatttaattctaatcttaataattttgaaaactaaaactttcCTTCAATTCagctagtaaaagataatctttgcaaaaaaataaaaagaatgttTAGAAGTAAATACAGAATACCCCATAATTAtctcagaacccggtgtcacaagtgcatgagcaatttctaggaaataatgcAATACAACAACCATCCGGAATACAAAGTTGGACAGAAAGTAAGTTcagtaatctgaaagagactctgttggttgcgggtcgtctcgaggagtgcagctcacctaagtctccatatcaaccatgctgctacgcccactaggccactagagatgcatgtgcctgtgcaacaaaaatgcagagcaagtgtagtatgagtacgaaaacaatgtgtacccaatgagtatcccgtatAATCTCAAAGAATTAGAAACGAGAggttgacttcgacacttactagtggtccaataataatatttgtaaaaatgggaggagatcatggattttataaagcaattataaactcataaagccggatagcaggtaaacaacttctcaaataataatggatttccaaagatttacttttcatcatcttttatcaatttatcttcggccaggaaaggcaaatatcaacatttataaatctcaggcaaacaatacaagcatgcgcatatcatgtcgaggtcgtacggcccgatccaacataaatgtaaaatgtgcactaccgagggtcgaacggcgcgaaccatagatgcatctattacccctcTCGCGAattatacatgcgacgcggtcaacataaataaacaaacaccccgctcgcgaatcatacatgcgatgcgggcacacatagatacacacattcgaacaaccaattaagaatttatcggggaatatttatccaaataaaagccaattctc is a genomic window containing:
- the LOC107770743 gene encoding peroxidase 22.3-like produces the protein MAKNSFLFLHVLAIFSLASMAFSNSLSPYFYDYVCPQALPTIKRVVEDAVTEERRMGASLLRLHFHDCFVQGCDASILLDQTETIDSEKTARPNNNSIRGFEVIDKIKSEVDKACGHPIVSCADIVAVAARDSVVALGGPTWEVQLGRRDSTTANRNMANNDIPPPFLDLPALINNFKNQGLDEKDLVALSGGHTLGFAQCFTFRDRIYNETNNIDSTFASQRQADCPRSGDDSNLAPLDPTPVLFDTEYFSNLLCKKGLLHSDQALFSGGQTDNLVQIYSTNLGTFAKDFAESMIKMGNIKPLTGDQGQIRVNCRKVN